From Camelina sativa cultivar DH55 chromosome 20, Cs, whole genome shotgun sequence, the proteins below share one genomic window:
- the LOC104772258 gene encoding F-box/kelch-repeat protein At5g49000-like codes for MDYAYPAPVAGSCFVQDEWGIYVIGGLVDGKPTSEVTFFYCTDHTVCRATPMKMARSGASASLIDKKKIYVFGGCCDDAADSSKWAEVYDLETVTWEFVSVVTPKMPLKIQQSVVMDDMKHVYGVDEDGQIFNFSSSECKFEAAEDGRTESNPENRNDWLKADHQALFCRGTGGRILWRFPFQSDWQEVKGLEELQQRHSGFDIIKFCFYDHERMAIFWEARPQCPDQNLELWYAEFIITKSLNKKSDLWELFANIKWSGAVLSSDSSSSTVPLNLLYAVSHYV; via the coding sequence ATGGATTACGCGTATCCGGCCCCAGTAGCAGGATCCTGTTTCGTGCAGGATGAATGGGGGATCTATGTAATCGGGGGACTCGTGGACGGCAAACCCACATCGGAAGTCACGTTTTTTTATTGTACCGATCACACAGTGTGCCGAGCAACGCCCATGAAGATGGCTCGAAGCGGAGCATCGGCAAGCTTGAtagacaagaagaagatatacGTGTTTGGAGGGTGCTGTGATGACGCTGCTGATTCCTCCAAGTGGGCAGAGGTGTATGATCTCGAAACCGTAACTTGGGAGTTCGTGTCTGTGGTTACGCCCAAGATGCCCCTCAAAATCCAACAAAGTGTGGTGATGGACGACATGAAGCATGTTTACGGGGTGGATGAGGATGgtcaaatctttaatttttcaaGCAGTGAATGCAAGTTTGAGGCAGCAGAGGACGGAAGAACGGAGTCTAACCCGGAAAACAGAAACGATTGGCTTAAAGCTGATCATCAAGCATTGTTCTGCCGTGGTACCGGCGGGAGAATACTGTGGCGTTTTCCATTTCAGTCGGATTGGCAGGAAGTCAAGGGTTTGGAAGAGCTGCAGCAGCGACACTCTGGTTTTGATATCATCAAATTCTGCTTCTACGATCATGAGAGGATGGCCATCTTCTGGGAAGCCCGGCCTCAATGTCCTGATCAGAATTTGGAGCTTTGGTATGCCGAGTTTATCATTACGAAATCACTGAATAAGAAGAGTGATTTATGGGAGCTTTTCGCCAACATTAAGTGGTCCGGTGCTGTCCTCTCCTCagactcatcatcatctactGTCCCCCTTAACTTGTTATATGCTGTTTCTCATTATGTCTGA
- the LOC104769688 gene encoding U-box domain-containing protein 3-like — protein sequence MEDIVVESLLSGNRESQIQAAIELSNLTRKQRQKMSEKEIIPPLLSMLQSQDCITTEVALSALLSLAFGSERNKVRIVKSGAVPMLLEILQSETKMVILELAMAFLLILSSCNKNKVKMASTMLVQLLVGLIGLDRLTIQAKVDGIATLQNLSTLHQIVPLVIASGAPYALLQVINVCDKASELADKAAALLENIISHSPESISSISGAIGVLVEAIEEGSPQCKEHAVGILLCICSYDRETNRGMILREGVMPGLLQVSVDGTRRAKEMARELLLLLRDCSGYVIKNKQSKIEIVEQIMREIDQEGERIPGTMLKLVEEMISKLST from the exons ATGGAGGATATTGTGGTGGAGAGTCTTCTTAGCGGTAACAGAGAGTCTCAGATACAAGCAGCTATAGAGCTTAGTAATCTAACCAGGAAGCAAAGACAAAAAATGTCAGAAAAAGAAATCATTCCTCCTTTACTCTCAATGTTACAATCTCAAGACTGTATCACAACAGAAGTTGCTCTATCTGCATTACTCAGCCTTGCCTTTGGCAGTGAAAG GAACAAAGTCAGAATAGTGAAATCTGGGGCAGTACCAATGTTGCTAGAGATCCTCCAGTCAGAAACAAAGATGGTAATACTTGAACTGGCCATGGCATTTCTTCTGATTCTCTCTTCCTGTAACAAAAACAAGGTCAAGATGGCATCAACCATGTTGGTTCAGCTTTTAGTTGGACTTATTGGGCTCGATAGACTTACCATTCAAGCCAAGGTTGATGGCATTGCAACGCTACAAAATCTATCGACTCTCCATCAGATTGTTCCCTTGGTTATAGCCTCTGGAGCACCGTACGCTTTGCTTCAAGTCATCAACGTTTGTGACAAAGCATCTGAATTGGCTGATAAGGCAGCAGCTTTGCTCGAAAACATAATCTCTCATTCACCAGAATCTATTTCCAGCATTAGTGGGGCAATTGGGGTTCTGGTTGAAGCCATAGAAGAAGGGTCACCTCAATGTAAAGAGCATGCGGTAGGGATACTACTCTGTATATGCAGCTATGACAGAGAGACGAACAGAGGAATGATACTGAGAGAAGGAGTGATGCCCGGATTGCTTCAAGTGAGCGTAGATGGGACAAGGAGGGCTAAAGAAATGGCTAGAGAGCTATTGCTTCTGTTAAGGGACTGCTCTGGCTACGTTATTAAAAACAAGCAGTCAAAGATTGAGATCGTTGAGCAGATAATGCGAGAGATTGATCAAGAAGGGGAGAGAATACCTGGAACCATGTTGAAGTTGGTGGAAGAGATGATCTCAAAACTCAGCACATAG